The following coding sequences lie in one Sphingobium sp. KCTC 72723 genomic window:
- a CDS encoding alpha/beta fold hydrolase — protein MDSPLSPDFASDMPMLDRRAWPMGGRMDYWTAPDGWPIRRYMLGDGTRGRMLLLGGRGDMIEKYLEVMHHWAARGWAVTTFDWRGQGGSGRLTDDPMTGHIGDFADWIADLNALAAEWRGQGSGPTAMLGHSMGGHMLLRALAEGMPPPDAAVAVAPMLGLHSAPLPRWLAVLVARMMVRLGRGARQAWTQKKDSERQRRMRQKRLTHDPDRYADELWWRDHSRDIALGPPSWNWVRQALDSTQALGEAAVARIAVPVLILATRADQLVSTPAIRRIAAHIPNARLHVYGREAAHEILRETDGVRLDALRRIDAFLDEVAG, from the coding sequence ATGGATTCGCCCCTTTCCCCTGACTTTGCCTCCGATATGCCGATGCTGGATCGGCGCGCCTGGCCGATGGGCGGTCGGATGGACTATTGGACCGCGCCCGATGGCTGGCCGATTCGCCGCTACATGTTGGGGGATGGGACGCGCGGGCGGATGTTGCTGCTGGGCGGGCGCGGCGACATGATCGAAAAATATCTGGAGGTGATGCACCATTGGGCGGCGCGGGGATGGGCGGTCACGACGTTCGACTGGCGCGGGCAGGGCGGATCGGGGCGGCTGACCGATGACCCGATGACCGGCCATATCGGCGATTTTGCCGACTGGATCGCGGACCTGAACGCGCTGGCGGCGGAGTGGCGCGGGCAGGGAAGCGGACCGACGGCGATGCTGGGCCACAGCATGGGCGGGCATATGTTGCTGCGCGCGCTGGCCGAAGGAATGCCGCCGCCCGATGCCGCCGTGGCGGTTGCGCCGATGCTGGGCCTGCATAGCGCGCCGTTGCCGCGATGGCTGGCAGTGCTGGTGGCGCGCATGATGGTGCGGCTGGGCCGGGGCGCGCGGCAGGCATGGACGCAGAAGAAGGATTCGGAGCGGCAGCGGCGGATGCGGCAAAAGCGATTGACGCATGACCCGGACCGTTATGCCGACGAATTATGGTGGCGCGACCATAGCCGCGACATCGCGCTGGGTCCGCCAAGCTGGAACTGGGTGCGCCAAGCGCTCGATTCGACGCAGGCGTTGGGCGAGGCGGCGGTCGCGCGGATTGCGGTGCCGGTGCTGATATTGGCGACGCGCGCGGATCAACTGGTATCGACGCCCGCAATCCGGCGGATCGCCGCGCATATTCCCAATGCCCGGTTGCACGTCTATGGGCGCGAGGCAGCGCATGAAATATTGCGCGAGACGGACGGCGTGCGGCTGGACGCGCTGCGCCGGATCGACGCTTTTCTGGATGAGGTTGCCGGTTGA
- a CDS encoding prepilin peptidase: MLGDYFRLALICALGASLIAAAITDLRSRIISNRLNLVIAALAPLWWVACGLDLWPGMAVQLLVGAAVFVLFAALFAIGMMGGGDVKLLGALALWFPWQAVVSLIVLMALLGGVVTLVTVIHHRMSRRLGQPEIPYGIAISLAAMWLLGERYLNQFA; the protein is encoded by the coding sequence ATGTTGGGGGATTATTTCAGGTTGGCGCTGATTTGCGCCCTGGGTGCATCGCTGATCGCTGCGGCGATCACGGACCTGCGTTCGCGCATCATTTCCAACCGATTGAACCTTGTCATCGCGGCGCTCGCGCCGCTGTGGTGGGTCGCCTGCGGGCTGGACCTGTGGCCGGGCATGGCCGTGCAATTGCTGGTCGGTGCTGCTGTATTCGTCCTGTTCGCCGCGCTATTTGCCATTGGCATGATGGGCGGCGGCGACGTGAAGCTGCTTGGCGCGCTGGCGCTGTGGTTTCCGTGGCAGGCGGTGGTGTCGCTGATCGTGCTGATGGCGCTGCTGGGCGGCGTGGTCACGCTGGTCACTGTCATCCATCACCGGATGAGCCGACGGCTGGGTCAGCCCGAAATCCCCTATGGCATCGCCATCTCGCTCGCGGCCATGTGGCTGCTTGGCGAACGATATCTTAACCAATTTGCGTAA
- the cpaB gene encoding Flp pilus assembly protein CpaB — MDAKKIVLLVGALIIAVTTALLARSMLSSSGAPQVNAAAMPVEADQPHVLVATKALPVGTILDAESFRFQPWPKDLIEQAYYLKGQADPLKLAGSVVRTAISAGQPLTQGGLVKPGDRGFLAAALGAGMRAVTVPVSAQSSVAGFVFPGDRIDLVLTQSVAGGGEGEALKVSETILRNLRVLATDQRMDAMGADGKPEIRTYSNVTIEVTPKIAEKIAVAQTIGSLSMSLRSLADTASELDAAIAGTDVDLPDGASPNAEKAIIAKLASRPVDRGSTYSTGADVSRYQRSSVPAKADAQSAPMMAATGAQITAPVAFKGPVIRVARGTNVTEVPVGGK, encoded by the coding sequence ATGGATGCTAAGAAGATCGTGCTGCTGGTGGGGGCGCTTATTATAGCGGTCACTACAGCCTTGCTTGCGCGCAGCATGTTGAGTTCGTCCGGCGCGCCGCAGGTGAACGCTGCGGCGATGCCAGTGGAGGCTGACCAGCCCCATGTGCTGGTCGCGACCAAGGCGTTGCCGGTCGGCACCATCCTCGACGCGGAAAGTTTCCGCTTCCAGCCCTGGCCCAAGGATCTGATCGAACAGGCCTATTATCTCAAGGGTCAGGCTGATCCCCTGAAACTGGCGGGCAGCGTCGTGCGCACCGCCATTTCGGCTGGCCAGCCACTGACGCAGGGTGGCCTGGTAAAGCCGGGCGATCGCGGCTTCCTGGCGGCGGCGCTTGGCGCGGGGATGCGGGCCGTCACCGTCCCTGTCTCGGCACAGAGTTCGGTCGCAGGCTTCGTCTTTCCCGGCGACCGCATCGACCTTGTCCTGACGCAAAGCGTTGCAGGCGGCGGCGAAGGCGAAGCGCTCAAAGTGTCCGAAACCATCCTGCGCAACCTGCGCGTGCTGGCCACCGATCAGCGCATGGATGCGATGGGCGCGGACGGCAAGCCGGAGATTCGCACCTATTCCAACGTCACGATCGAAGTGACGCCCAAGATCGCCGAAAAGATCGCAGTCGCCCAGACCATCGGCTCGCTGTCCATGTCGCTGCGGTCGCTGGCCGACACTGCGTCCGAACTGGATGCGGCGATTGCCGGCACCGACGTAGACCTGCCCGATGGCGCCAGCCCGAACGCGGAAAAGGCGATCATCGCCAAGCTCGCCTCGCGCCCTGTCGATCGCGGCTCCACCTACTCCACCGGCGCCGACGTCTCGCGCTACCAGCGCAGCTCCGTCCCCGCCAAGGCAGACGCACAGAGCGCACCGATGATGGCCGCCACCGGCGCGCAGATCACAGCGCCGGTCGCTTTCAAAGGCCCGGTGATCCGCGTCGCACGCGGCACCAACGTGACCGAAGTTCCGGTCGGGGGGAAGTAA
- a CDS encoding type II and III secretion system protein family protein, which yields MHKVAGPAIAIGLALATAMVPGTALNAAPSSQQDNAILMSVGGSRVINLSGKMSDVVIGNPDVVDVHVRSQNQLYLIAKKGGESTVFATAPDGKVLFSGNVRVGNNLTSIDDMLRLAMPGANIAVNKMNGMVLLTGTIPAPEDAAEAERLTQAFVGKETTVVSRLRTATPLQVMLQVKISEVTKDIGHKIGTNFASVDGPRFGGNVGGGTRNFADYTRGTDAEPGYWTFNNPTDGGYSLGGVARLLGMDVAGALDLAESSGLATTLAQPNLTALSGETASFLAGGEYPYTVSNGTQGNSIEFKQYGVQLAFTPTVLADGRISLRVRPTVSSLDFSVNSSIPALKSRTAETTVELGSGQAFMIAGLLNNETSNGINKVPGIGNLPILGSLFKSRQFQRNETELVIVITPYLVKPVNASDVRLPTDGYRNANVGQGLFLQQGSDGISGAQGAKPTRAPGSPMPVTPGPQASGALPAVANRDGAKRSAKSGAAAPGFSF from the coding sequence ATGCACAAGGTCGCCGGACCTGCAATCGCCATCGGCCTGGCCCTCGCCACTGCCATGGTCCCCGGCACCGCGCTCAACGCGGCTCCCTCCAGCCAGCAGGACAATGCGATCCTGATGTCGGTCGGCGGCAGCCGGGTCATCAACCTGTCGGGCAAGATGTCCGACGTGGTGATCGGCAACCCCGATGTGGTGGACGTCCACGTCCGTTCGCAGAACCAGCTTTACCTGATCGCCAAGAAAGGCGGCGAAAGCACCGTTTTCGCGACCGCCCCCGATGGCAAGGTGCTGTTTTCCGGCAATGTGCGCGTCGGCAACAACCTGACCAGCATCGACGACATGCTGCGCCTCGCCATGCCCGGCGCGAACATCGCGGTGAACAAGATGAACGGCATGGTCCTGCTGACCGGCACGATCCCCGCACCCGAAGACGCTGCCGAAGCCGAACGGCTGACGCAGGCTTTCGTCGGCAAGGAAACGACTGTGGTCAGCCGCCTGCGCACGGCAACCCCCTTGCAGGTCATGCTGCAAGTCAAGATTTCCGAAGTCACCAAGGACATCGGCCACAAGATCGGCACGAATTTCGCCAGCGTCGATGGCCCTCGTTTTGGCGGCAATGTCGGCGGCGGCACCCGGAATTTTGCCGACTATACACGCGGCACCGATGCCGAACCCGGCTACTGGACCTTCAACAACCCTACTGACGGTGGATATAGCTTGGGTGGCGTAGCACGTCTGCTGGGCATGGACGTCGCCGGCGCACTGGACCTGGCCGAATCAAGCGGCCTTGCCACCACATTGGCACAGCCCAACCTGACCGCCTTGTCGGGCGAAACCGCCAGCTTCCTGGCAGGCGGCGAATATCCCTACACGGTCAGCAACGGCACGCAGGGTAACAGCATCGAATTCAAGCAATATGGCGTGCAACTGGCCTTCACGCCCACCGTGCTGGCCGATGGCCGCATTTCGCTGCGCGTCCGCCCGACCGTGTCCAGCCTCGACTTCTCGGTCAATTCCAGCATCCCCGCGCTCAAGAGCCGCACTGCCGAAACCACGGTGGAACTGGGTTCGGGTCAGGCCTTCATGATCGCGGGTCTGCTGAACAATGAAACCAGCAATGGCATCAACAAGGTGCCGGGCATCGGCAACCTGCCGATTTTGGGCAGCCTGTTCAAATCGCGCCAGTTTCAGCGCAACGAAACCGAACTGGTCATCGTCATCACCCCCTATCTGGTAAAGCCGGTGAACGCATCGGACGTGCGCCTGCCGACCGACGGCTATCGTAACGCCAATGTCGGCCAGGGGCTGTTCCTGCAACAGGGCAGCGACGGGATCAGCGGCGCGCAAGGCGCAAAGCCGACCCGCGCACCCGGATCGCCCATGCCCGTGACGCCCGGCCCGCAGGCGTCCGGCGCCCTGCCCGCCGTCGCCAACCGCGACGGGGCGAAGCGTTCGGCCAAATCGGGTGCCGCCGCTCCCGGCTTCAGCTTCTGA
- a CDS encoding CpaD family pilus assembly protein has protein sequence MTYLSRKILAPLAILALPLGGCVTDKPNRSVDSVHQPVVSYAAYTFDVQTGSDGTLSVYEGRRLNDWFASIGLGYGDQVAIVSDAGYYNPAVREGIADVVARHGLLVSDDGSAAAGAAPQGAVRLIVRRATASVPGCPDWSSTQETDMNLATSSNFGCAANSNLAAMVANPEDLVRGQGNDSALRTATSNRAISTYREKTPTGAGELKQITAGAAGGQ, from the coding sequence ATGACCTATCTGTCCCGCAAAATACTGGCCCCGCTGGCCATCCTCGCCCTCCCGCTCGGCGGCTGCGTCACCGACAAGCCCAACCGCAGCGTCGATTCGGTGCATCAGCCCGTCGTCAGCTACGCTGCCTACACGTTCGACGTGCAGACCGGATCGGACGGTACCCTGTCCGTCTATGAAGGCCGTCGGCTCAACGACTGGTTCGCCTCGATCGGCCTTGGCTATGGCGATCAGGTCGCGATCGTATCCGACGCGGGCTATTACAACCCGGCGGTCCGCGAAGGCATCGCCGATGTCGTGGCCCGCCACGGCCTGCTGGTCAGCGACGACGGATCGGCTGCTGCCGGTGCTGCGCCGCAAGGGGCCGTGCGCCTGATCGTGCGCCGTGCCACGGCCAGCGTGCCGGGCTGCCCCGACTGGAGCAGCACGCAGGAAACCGACATGAACCTGGCCACATCCTCCAATTTCGGATGCGCCGCCAACAGCAATCTGGCCGCCATGGTCGCCAATCCCGAAGATCTGGTGCGCGGTCAGGGCAATGATAGCGCGCTGCGCACCGCCACGTCGAACCGCGCCATTTCCACCTATCGGGAAAAGACGCCGACCGGGGCTGGTGAACTGAAACAGATCACCGCCGGCGCCGCAGGAGGGCAATGA
- a CDS encoding pilus assembly protein CpaE, translating to MNAPWKPGAGGPRDPFHAFVCDDHSFDLVRAVASELGWAPEKVNKGGMRNAVQSLSITASPQILFVDMSESGDPLNDINSLAEVCEPGTVVIAAGQVNDVRLYRDLVASGIQDYLLKPFGADQLRDALAQAQAVFMAPRDAAPERPHMTVAVIGTRGGVGASSIATSLAWMLSEKKKRPTALLDLDVHFGTNALALDLEPGRGLTDAIENPSRIDGLFIERAMVRASDTLAILSAEAPISQPMMTDGGAFYQLLEEFRLAFECSVIDLPRNMLIQHPHLMTDAHVTLIVTELTLASARDTIRLLSWLKSNAPQSRVLVVANRVHPGSPEISRKDFETSIERKVDILIPFDLRIAAQAAKLGKTLAETAKGSKVGAACALMLDHVLGAAVAAAEDAPEGKAAAKKGDSLLGKIDFRKMIPARRKDKVAALDD from the coding sequence ATGAACGCACCCTGGAAACCCGGCGCAGGCGGTCCGCGCGATCCGTTCCACGCCTTCGTCTGCGACGACCACAGCTTCGACCTGGTCCGCGCGGTCGCTTCCGAACTCGGCTGGGCGCCCGAAAAGGTGAACAAGGGCGGGATGCGCAATGCGGTCCAGAGCCTGTCGATCACCGCGTCGCCCCAGATCCTGTTCGTGGACATGTCCGAAAGCGGTGATCCGCTCAACGACATCAACAGCCTGGCCGAAGTGTGCGAACCCGGCACCGTCGTCATCGCGGCGGGGCAAGTCAATGACGTGCGCCTCTATCGCGATCTCGTTGCCAGCGGCATTCAGGACTATCTGCTCAAACCCTTTGGCGCGGACCAGTTGCGCGACGCCCTGGCGCAGGCGCAGGCCGTATTCATGGCCCCGCGCGACGCAGCGCCAGAACGCCCGCACATGACCGTTGCCGTCATCGGCACGCGCGGCGGCGTGGGCGCGTCCAGCATCGCCACCTCGCTGGCGTGGATGCTTTCGGAAAAGAAGAAGCGCCCGACCGCGCTGCTCGACCTCGACGTGCATTTCGGCACCAACGCGCTGGCGCTGGATCTGGAACCGGGCCGTGGCCTGACCGACGCGATCGAAAATCCCAGCCGCATCGACGGGCTGTTCATCGAACGCGCGATGGTGCGCGCCAGCGATACGCTGGCCATCCTGTCGGCCGAAGCACCGATCAGCCAGCCGATGATGACCGATGGCGGCGCTTTCTACCAGTTGCTGGAAGAATTCCGCCTCGCCTTCGAATGCAGCGTCATCGACCTGCCGCGCAACATGCTGATCCAGCATCCGCATCTGATGACCGATGCGCATGTCACGCTGATCGTCACCGAATTGACGCTGGCATCGGCACGCGACACCATCCGCCTTCTGTCCTGGCTCAAAAGCAATGCCCCGCAGTCGCGCGTGCTGGTGGTCGCCAACCGCGTCCACCCCGGATCGCCGGAAATCAGCCGCAAGGATTTCGAAACCTCGATCGAGCGCAAGGTCGACATCCTCATTCCGTTCGACCTGCGCATCGCGGCGCAGGCGGCAAAGCTGGGCAAGACACTCGCCGAAACGGCCAAGGGCAGCAAGGTCGGCGCGGCCTGCGCCCTGATGCTGGACCATGTGCTGGGCGCGGCGGTAGCGGCGGCGGAAGACGCGCCAGAGGGCAAGGCCGCTGCGAAAAAGGGCGATTCGCTCCTCGGCAAGATCGACTTCCGCAAGATGATCCCGGCACGGCGCAAGGACAAGGTGGCCGCACTGGACGACTAG
- a CDS encoding type II secretion system F family protein — protein sequence MDGNFILITVLMATLLGLAVVAFAGPSPEKARKRRVAMIRGRHSESAEALLEARMRKAISNRATGIEAKMLVSLIPNPENLTKRIKMTGKKWTLSQYMTGSAMLFLGITSLLMLRGFPFLMALMMGLAAGLGLPHWWVGRLIKKRIGKFNAKFPDALELLTRGLRSGLPIAETLGIVSSEIPGPVGEEFKLITERIKIGKTMEQALQETADRLGTPEFQFFVITLSIQRETGGNLAETLSNLATVLRQRAQMKLKIRAMSSESKASAYIIGALPFLVFGMISYINFTYMSPFYTPDPAGIFGLSLMQVIGIGGFCWMGIGAFIMAQMVNFEI from the coding sequence ATGGACGGCAATTTCATCCTGATAACGGTGCTGATGGCGACCCTGCTGGGGCTGGCCGTGGTGGCGTTTGCCGGTCCTTCGCCGGAAAAGGCGCGCAAGCGCCGCGTCGCCATGATCCGTGGCCGCCACAGCGAATCGGCCGAAGCACTGCTGGAAGCGCGGATGCGCAAGGCGATTTCCAATCGCGCCACCGGCATCGAGGCCAAGATGCTGGTGTCGCTGATCCCCAACCCCGAAAATCTGACCAAACGGATCAAGATGACGGGGAAGAAGTGGACGCTCAGCCAGTATATGACGGGCAGCGCGATGCTGTTCCTGGGGATTACCTCCTTGCTGATGCTGCGCGGCTTTCCCTTTCTGATGGCGCTGATGATGGGCCTGGCCGCCGGACTTGGCCTGCCCCACTGGTGGGTCGGCCGCCTAATCAAGAAGCGGATCGGCAAGTTCAACGCCAAATTCCCCGACGCGCTGGAACTGCTGACGCGCGGCCTGCGCTCCGGCCTGCCCATCGCCGAAACGCTGGGCATCGTGTCGAGCGAAATTCCAGGCCCGGTGGGCGAGGAATTCAAGCTCATCACCGAACGGATCAAGATCGGCAAGACGATGGAGCAGGCGCTTCAGGAAACGGCCGATCGCCTCGGCACGCCGGAATTTCAGTTTTTCGTCATAACCCTGTCGATTCAGCGGGAAACCGGCGGCAACCTTGCCGAAACCCTGTCGAACCTGGCCACCGTGCTGCGCCAGCGTGCGCAGATGAAGCTGAAAATCCGCGCCATGTCCTCGGAATCCAAGGCATCGGCCTATATCATCGGCGCGCTGCCCTTCCTCGTGTTCGGCATGATCAGCTACATCAACTTCACTTATATGAGTCCCTTCTACACGCCTGATCCGGCGGGGATTTTCGGACTGTCGCTGATGCAGGTCATTGGCATTGGGGGCTTTTGCTGGATGGGCATCGGTGCCTTCATCATGGCCCAGATGGTCAATTTCGAAATCTGA
- a CDS encoding type II secretion system F family protein encodes MDAPTPAGTLFGMTATDFGTLLAALATLAMLFALYAVMTVRDPMAKRVKALNDRREQLKAGITASTAKRRAKLVQRNQTTDHMRSFLSSLKVLQDDQLKDAQIRLAQAGIRSKDMAVAVIFGRMIMPIVIGGAAAILLYGVGIQPEWGPLKRFFAFAVALLLAYKAPDIFIDNKVQKRAAAIRKGLPDALDLLVICAEAGLTVDAAFNRCARELGKAYPELGDEFQLTAIELSFLTERRMAFENLATRVKLDAVKGVVTTMIQTEKYGTPLASALRVLSAEFRHERMMRAEEKAARLPAIMTVPLILFILPTLFVVILGPAACSISTAF; translated from the coding sequence ATGGACGCCCCTACCCCCGCCGGCACCTTGTTCGGCATGACCGCAACCGATTTCGGCACGCTGCTGGCCGCGCTGGCGACGCTGGCCATGCTGTTCGCGCTCTACGCCGTCATGACGGTGCGCGACCCCATGGCCAAGCGCGTCAAGGCGCTGAACGACCGGCGTGAACAGTTGAAGGCGGGCATCACCGCATCGACCGCCAAGCGCCGCGCCAAACTGGTCCAGCGCAACCAGACGACGGACCATATGCGGTCCTTCCTCTCCAGCCTGAAAGTGTTGCAGGACGACCAGCTCAAGGACGCGCAGATCCGCCTGGCACAGGCGGGCATCCGGTCGAAGGACATGGCCGTCGCCGTCATCTTCGGTCGCATGATCATGCCGATCGTCATTGGCGGCGCGGCGGCGATCCTGCTGTACGGCGTGGGCATCCAGCCCGAATGGGGTCCGCTCAAGCGCTTTTTCGCCTTCGCTGTCGCGCTGCTGCTGGCCTATAAGGCGCCCGACATCTTCATCGACAACAAGGTGCAGAAACGCGCCGCCGCCATTCGCAAGGGGCTGCCCGACGCACTCGACCTTCTGGTCATCTGCGCCGAAGCGGGCCTGACCGTCGACGCGGCCTTCAACCGCTGCGCCCGCGAACTGGGCAAGGCTTACCCCGAACTGGGTGACGAATTTCAGCTGACCGCCATCGAACTCAGCTTTCTGACCGAACGGCGCATGGCATTCGAAAACCTGGCCACCCGCGTCAAGCTGGACGCGGTCAAGGGCGTGGTCACGACCATGATCCAGACCGAAAAATACGGCACGCCGCTCGCCTCCGCGCTGCGCGTGCTATCGGCCGAATTTCGCCACGAACGCATGATGCGCGCGGAAGAAAAGGCCGCCCGCCTGCCCGCCATCATGACCGTGCCGTTGATCCTGTTCATTCTGCCGACCCTGTTCGTCGTCATTCTGGGTCCGGCCGCCTGTTCGATCAGCACCGCTTTCTAA
- a CDS encoding DUF2147 domain-containing protein, which translates to MKRAALALAIFAATTALPALAAQPVTGRWSTVDGKAIVHIAPCGKQLCGKIERIVKPTPGRPHTDINNADPALRDRPLVGLGLLTGFSEAGDLWKGTIYDPESGKSYTSKVSRNANGTLKVQGCIAFFCKTQTWTPLR; encoded by the coding sequence ATGAAACGCGCTGCCCTCGCTTTGGCTATATTTGCCGCCACCACCGCCCTTCCCGCGCTGGCGGCCCAGCCGGTCACCGGTCGCTGGTCCACTGTGGATGGCAAGGCGATCGTCCACATCGCCCCCTGCGGCAAACAATTGTGTGGCAAGATCGAACGGATCGTAAAGCCAACGCCGGGCCGTCCCCATACCGACATCAACAATGCCGACCCCGCACTGCGCGACCGCCCGCTGGTCGGCCTCGGCCTGCTGACCGGCTTTTCCGAAGCGGGCGACTTGTGGAAGGGGACGATCTACGACCCGGAAAGCGGCAAGAGCTACACGTCCAAAGTCAGCCGCAACGCCAATGGCACGCTCAAGGTGCAGGGCTGCATCGCCTTCTTCTGCAAGACCCAGACCTGGACGCCCCTGCGCTAA
- the def gene encoding peptide deformylase, translating into MAILPILEAPDPRLRTISTPVEAIDADLQRLIDDMFETMYDAPGIGLAAIQVGVPKRVLVMDLQEPETDEEDAPPVRKPMVFINPEILSGSQDMAVYNEGCLSVPEQYAEVERPASVRASWMDRDGRIHEEQIDGLLATCLQHEMDHLEGVLFIDHLSRLKRDMLMKKLNKARKAA; encoded by the coding sequence ATGGCTATTCTTCCTATCCTTGAGGCGCCCGATCCGCGCCTGCGCACCATTTCGACGCCGGTCGAGGCGATCGACGCGGACCTGCAACGCCTGATCGACGATATGTTCGAGACGATGTATGACGCGCCGGGCATCGGCCTGGCCGCGATTCAGGTCGGCGTTCCCAAGCGTGTGCTGGTGATGGATCTTCAGGAACCGGAGACGGACGAGGAAGATGCGCCGCCAGTCAGGAAGCCGATGGTGTTCATCAACCCGGAAATCCTGTCCGGGTCGCAGGACATGGCAGTCTATAATGAAGGGTGCCTGTCTGTGCCGGAGCAATATGCCGAGGTGGAGCGCCCGGCGTCGGTCCGTGCCAGCTGGATGGACCGTGATGGCCGCATCCATGAGGAGCAGATTGACGGGCTGCTGGCCACTTGCCTTCAGCATGAAATGGATCATCTGGAAGGGGTTTTGTTCATCGACCATCTGTCGCGGCTGAAACGCGACATGTTGATGAAGAAGCTGAACAAGGCGCGCAAGGCGGCCTGA
- the recR gene encoding recombination mediator RecR, which produces MASPEIEALTQALSRLPGLGPRSARRAVLHLIKKRDGAMAPLLRALEAVNERLVTCDTCGNVDTVNPCGVCADPRRDGRALCVVEDVADLWALDKSRLFPGRFHVLGGRLSALEGIRPEDLTIDALVARLELGGIDEVVLAMNATLEGQTTAHYLAERLERFPIRLTQLAHGVPVGGELDYLDEGTLAQALRARRPVG; this is translated from the coding sequence ATGGCATCCCCAGAGATAGAAGCGCTGACGCAGGCGCTGTCCCGGCTCCCCGGTCTTGGGCCGCGTTCGGCGCGGCGGGCGGTGTTGCACCTCATCAAGAAACGCGACGGCGCGATGGCTCCGTTGCTGCGCGCGCTGGAGGCGGTGAACGAACGGCTGGTGACGTGCGATACATGCGGCAATGTCGATACGGTCAACCCGTGCGGCGTGTGTGCGGACCCGCGCCGCGACGGGCGGGCGCTGTGCGTGGTGGAGGATGTGGCGGACTTGTGGGCGCTGGACAAGTCGCGGCTGTTCCCCGGCCGTTTCCATGTGCTGGGCGGGCGATTGTCCGCGCTGGAAGGGATAAGGCCGGAGGATCTGACCATCGACGCGCTGGTCGCCCGGCTGGAACTGGGCGGGATCGACGAAGTGGTGCTGGCGATGAATGCCACGCTGGAGGGGCAGACGACGGCTCATTATCTGGCCGAGCGGCTGGAGCGTTTTCCCATCCGCCTGACCCAACTGGCCCATGGCGTGCCGGTGGGCGGGGAACTGGACTATCTGGACGAAGGCACGCTGGCGCAGGCATTGCGCGCGCGGCGGCCAGTGGGGTGA
- the fmt gene encoding methionyl-tRNA formyltransferase: MRIIYMGTPDFAVPALDALAKAGHAIVAVYSQPPRPAGRGKALRPSPVHQRAQDMGIEVRTPVSLKDADVQAAFAALDADIAVVAAYGLILPRAILAMPRHGCMNIHASLLPRWRGAAPIQRAILAGDNVTGVTIMDMEAGLDTGPMRAKYVTPIEDKTAGTLTAELAQAGADLMVEVLDDIALHPPMAQPDEGVTYAAKIDKPEARIDFTHSAQQVERQVRAFNPAPGAFFVYGSERFRILSAHIEHHGGEAGMLLDDSLLIGCGHDAIRPTLIQRAGKGAMTPGELLNGFAMPAGSHVDD; encoded by the coding sequence ATGCGTATTATCTACATGGGCACCCCTGATTTCGCCGTCCCCGCGCTCGATGCGCTGGCAAAGGCGGGCCACGCCATCGTCGCGGTCTACAGCCAGCCGCCCCGCCCAGCCGGACGCGGCAAGGCGCTGCGCCCCTCCCCGGTCCATCAGCGCGCGCAGGACATGGGAATAGAGGTCCGCACGCCCGTATCGCTGAAAGACGCCGACGTGCAGGCCGCCTTCGCCGCGCTCGACGCCGATATCGCAGTGGTCGCCGCTTATGGTCTTATTCTGCCGCGCGCGATCCTCGCCATGCCGCGCCATGGCTGCATGAACATCCACGCCTCGCTGCTGCCGCGCTGGCGCGGGGCCGCGCCGATCCAGCGAGCGATCCTCGCGGGCGACAATGTTACCGGCGTCACCATCATGGACATGGAGGCAGGCCTCGACACTGGCCCGATGCGCGCCAAATATGTCACCCCGATCGAGGACAAGACCGCCGGCACCCTGACCGCCGAACTGGCGCAGGCGGGTGCGGACCTGATGGTCGAGGTGCTGGACGACATCGCCCTGCATCCACCGATGGCCCAGCCGGACGAAGGCGTCACCTACGCGGCCAAGATCGACAAGCCCGAAGCGCGGATCGACTTCACCCATAGCGCGCAACAGGTCGAACGGCAGGTCCGCGCCTTCAATCCCGCGCCCGGTGCTTTCTTCGTCTATGGCAGCGAACGCTTCCGCATCCTGTCCGCCCATATCGAACATCATGGCGGGGAAGCAGGTATGCTGCTGGACGACAGCCTGCTGATCGGCTGCGGCCATGACGCGATCCGCCCCACGCTTATCCAGCGCGCGGGCAAGGGCGCAATGACGCCGGGCGAATTGCTCAACGGTTTTGCCATGCCCGCCGGAAGCCATGTGGATGACTGA